In Vicinamibacterales bacterium, the following proteins share a genomic window:
- a CDS encoding N-6 DNA methylase gives MRGLINLFSKDVFGADHGGDDLIGRVYEYFIGEFASSEGKRGGEYFTPVSSVKTLVAMLEPEKGIVFDPCCGSGGMFVQSDLFTKHSHQLSSVGQPLGHLSASRTSAGFTRARNRADGTSDNCSTADARPAQRPGPSLARTSSPPLHTNSRIAHRGRPHGKESTAECLTFPDAGADELG, from the coding sequence GTGCGCGGTCTCATCAATCTGTTCAGCAAGGACGTCTTCGGAGCCGATCACGGCGGCGACGATCTGATCGGCCGCGTCTACGAGTACTTCATCGGCGAGTTTGCGTCGAGCGAGGGGAAGCGCGGGGGCGAGTATTTCACGCCCGTCTCCAGCGTCAAAACGCTCGTCGCGATGCTGGAGCCCGAGAAGGGCATCGTCTTCGACCCGTGCTGCGGGTCGGGCGGCATGTTCGTGCAGTCAGATCTGTTCACGAAGCACAGCCATCAGCTCTCGTCCGTCGGACAACCACTCGGCCATCTCTCCGCGTCGAGGACATCGGCCGGCTTCACGCGGGCGCGGAACAGGGCCGATGGTACGTCCGATAATTGTAGCACTGCCGACGCCCGGCCAGCGCAACGCCCTGGCCCCTCCCTTGCGCGAACCTCGTCACCTCCGTTGCACACAAATTCGCGCATTGCCCATCGCGGACGACCTCATGGCAAAGAAAGCACCGCAGAATGCCTAACGTTCCCGGACGCCGGCGCCGATGAACTGGGGTGA
- a CDS encoding nucleotidyltransferase domain-containing protein yields MTKTQQRVFGVLFGQPERSFYASELIRDAGTGSGAAQRELARLEASGLIVARRIGHQKHYQANAASPLYSELRSIVLKTVGLAEPLRDALKPLSKAIRAAFVYGSVAKSTDQSASDIDLMIISDSLAYGEVFGALERVTRTVGRRVNPTVYTAAEFSKRARTENAFLTRVLEQPKLWVIGTEHDLPVAA; encoded by the coding sequence TTGACCAAGACACAGCAGCGGGTCTTCGGTGTGCTTTTCGGCCAGCCCGAGCGTAGCTTCTATGCCTCGGAGCTGATTCGGGACGCTGGCACCGGCTCTGGAGCGGCGCAGCGCGAACTCGCGCGGCTGGAGGCGAGCGGGCTGATCGTCGCCCGACGGATTGGCCATCAGAAGCATTACCAAGCCAACGCGGCATCGCCGTTGTATTCAGAACTGCGGAGTATCGTGCTGAAGACGGTCGGTCTCGCCGAGCCGCTGCGCGATGCCCTCAAGCCCTTGTCGAAGGCGATTCGCGCGGCCTTCGTGTACGGTTCGGTGGCCAAGTCGACCGACCAATCGGCAAGCGACATCGACCTGATGATCATCAGCGACAGCCTCGCGTACGGCGAAGTCTTCGGCGCCCTCGAGCGGGTCACACGCACCGTGGGTCGAAGGGTCAACCCCACGGTGTACACGGCTGCCGAGTTTTCAAAGCGCGCCCGAACGGAAAACGCATTCCTGACGCGGGTGCTCGAACAACCGAAACTCTGGGTGATTGGAACCGAACATGACCTCCCCGTCGCCGCTTGA
- a CDS encoding response regulator, with product MPQPDTTITIALATRDQDSAVLTAALLSQVNGGSFCLRRVPTDETAAVEQFRSAAHDVCLIDLRMLDRDGLLLSAALGRGRPVMILTEHEDASRDERLIRAGVWDCLVTANLTSTALVRSVRRAIEHNRQTRTVTHTEDALRRAESRFRSLVGASAYGICRTTIDGLIVEANLALAVMLGLESDAGLVGQNILPYYQDATDRERLLVAYRAGGRVAPIELQWRRADDTPIWVRLSGRAVQSEDGVLVGLEMLVEDVTEHRQLENQFRQSQKMEAVGRLAGGVAHDFNNLLTAMLGYAEMLRDRLPEDDACRHDIEEIRKAAERGSALTRQLLTFSRKQTHERRTIDLNAVVSGFDKMLRRLIGEDIELRTLPDAQQASVRADPGQVEQVIMNLAVNARDAMPEGGCLTIETANIDLDASYARTHAEVVPGPYVMLAVSDTGCGMTPEVLSHVFEPFFTTKAHEKGSGLGLATVYGIVKQSGGHIWVYSEPDKGSAFKIYLPRVNHSAAATVPSVAVQPACGSETILLVEDEPSVRCLSRDVLARHGYQVLVANHGREALAVAQAFNGEIDLLLTDVVMPGMNGRELVRHMLWMRPHIPVLYMSGYTDHTVMAPSILEPNTAFLQKPFTPDILVTTVRRILDNKLVAAKSANN from the coding sequence ATGCCACAGCCCGACACGACGATCACGATAGCATTGGCGACGCGCGACCAGGACAGTGCGGTCCTGACGGCCGCTCTGCTTTCACAGGTCAACGGCGGGTCATTCTGCCTCCGGCGTGTCCCGACCGACGAAACGGCGGCTGTCGAGCAGTTTCGAAGTGCCGCACATGACGTGTGCCTGATCGACCTCCGAATGCTGGACAGGGACGGTCTACTTCTGTCGGCAGCCCTCGGGCGCGGCCGGCCGGTGATGATCCTGACGGAGCACGAAGACGCTTCCCGCGACGAGCGGTTGATCCGGGCGGGCGTCTGGGACTGCCTGGTCACTGCGAATCTGACGTCCACGGCCCTCGTCAGGAGCGTCCGCCGAGCGATCGAACACAACCGGCAGACCCGCACGGTGACCCATACCGAGGACGCGCTCCGCCGGGCTGAGTCGCGCTTCCGTTCGCTCGTCGGCGCGTCGGCGTACGGCATCTGCCGCACGACGATCGACGGCCTCATCGTCGAGGCGAACCTCGCCCTGGCGGTGATGCTCGGTCTCGAATCCGACGCCGGCCTGGTCGGCCAGAACATTCTCCCGTACTACCAGGACGCCACCGACCGTGAGCGCCTGCTCGTCGCGTACCGGGCGGGCGGGCGAGTGGCGCCGATCGAACTGCAATGGCGCCGCGCGGACGATACGCCCATCTGGGTGCGGCTGAGCGGACGCGCGGTGCAGTCGGAGGACGGCGTTCTCGTCGGTCTCGAGATGCTGGTCGAGGACGTGACCGAACATCGGCAACTCGAGAACCAGTTTCGCCAGTCACAGAAGATGGAAGCGGTTGGCCGGCTCGCAGGCGGCGTCGCGCACGATTTCAACAACCTGCTCACCGCGATGCTCGGGTACGCGGAGATGCTCCGCGACCGCCTGCCCGAGGACGACGCGTGCCGGCACGACATCGAGGAAATCCGCAAGGCTGCCGAGCGGGGCAGCGCGCTGACGCGGCAACTCCTCACCTTCAGCCGGAAACAGACGCACGAGCGCCGGACGATCGACCTCAACGCGGTGGTGAGCGGCTTCGACAAGATGCTGCGGCGGTTGATCGGCGAGGACATCGAGTTGCGGACGCTGCCCGACGCGCAGCAGGCGTCCGTGCGCGCCGACCCCGGCCAGGTCGAACAGGTGATCATGAACCTTGCGGTCAACGCGCGGGACGCGATGCCGGAAGGCGGCTGCCTGACGATTGAGACGGCGAACATCGACCTGGATGCGAGCTATGCGCGAACCCACGCGGAGGTCGTGCCGGGACCGTACGTCATGCTGGCCGTGAGCGACACGGGCTGCGGCATGACGCCGGAAGTCCTCTCCCACGTGTTCGAGCCGTTCTTCACGACCAAGGCGCACGAGAAGGGATCGGGCCTTGGCTTGGCCACGGTCTACGGGATCGTGAAGCAGAGCGGCGGCCACATCTGGGTGTACAGCGAGCCGGACAAGGGCAGCGCCTTCAAGATCTACCTCCCGCGGGTGAACCATTCCGCCGCCGCAACCGTACCATCCGTCGCCGTGCAACCGGCCTGCGGCAGCGAGACGATTCTTCTGGTCGAGGACGAACCCTCGGTGCGCTGCCTCTCGCGCGACGTCCTGGCGCGCCACGGCTACCAGGTGCTCGTGGCCAACCACGGGCGCGAGGCGCTGGCCGTCGCGCAGGCCTTCAACGGCGAGATCGACCTCCTCCTCACCGATGTGGTCATGCCCGGCATGAACGGCCGGGAACTCGTGCGCCACATGCTCTGGATGCGGCCCCACATCCCCGTCCTGTACATGTCCGGCTACACCGACCACACCGTCATGGCGCCCAGCATCCTGGAGCCCAACACGGCGTTCCTGCAGAAGCCATTCACTCCTGACATCCTGGTCACGACAGTGCGGAGGATTCTGGACAACAAGCTGGTCGCCGCCAAGTCAGCGAACAACTGA